From a region of the Panicum virgatum strain AP13 chromosome 2K, P.virgatum_v5, whole genome shotgun sequence genome:
- the LOC120681723 gene encoding purine permease 3-like isoform X1: MDVEARNESPPPARSKAMHHLMVALNCAMLGIGITGGQLLSRLYYNEGGHRQWLAAWLQTGGWPLLLVPVAASYAGRRARARGRGAAAVLLAPPRVLLGAAGIGLLVGADDFLYAYGLEFVPVSTSAILISTQLAFTVLFAFLIVRQRLTPPTVNAVALLTTGAVMLGLHVSSDRGPGVSRGQYWLGFVLTLGAAVLYGLIMPLVELAYKHAAEAGSALTYALVVEMQLVMGFVATAFCTVGMIVNNDFQAIPREAKHFELGEARYYTVLAWSAVLWQFFFLGAVGVIFCVHTLLAGILIAVFIPVTEVAAVIFLHEKFSSEKGVALVLSLWGLASYSYGEWSEARAKKKTAEAAAEAQGP, encoded by the exons ATGGACGTGGAGGCGCGGAATGAgtcgccgccacccgcgcgcaGCAAGGCGATGCACCACCTCATGGTGGCGCTCAACTGCGCTATGCTCGGGATCGGCATCACGGGCGGCCAGCTCCTCAGTCGCCTCTACTACAACGAGGGCGGCCACCGGCAGTGGCTCGCCGCGTGGCTCCAGACCGGCGGCTGGCCGCTGCTGCTGGTCCCCGTGGCGGCGTCctacgccggccgccgcgcgcgcgcgcgcggccgtggCGCCGCGGCAGTCCTGCTCGCCCCGCCGCGCGTCCTGCTGGGCGCCGCGGGCATCGGCCTCCTCGTCGGCGCCGACGACTTCCTCTACGCCTACGGGCTGGAGTTCGTGCCCGTCTCCACCTCCGCGATCCTCATCTCGACGCAGCTCGCCTTCACGGTGCTCTTCGCGTTCCTCATCGTGCGGCAGCGGCTCACGCCGCCGACCGTGAACGCCGTGGCGCTCCTGACGACGGGCGCCGTCATGCTGGGCCTGCACGTGTCCTCGGACCGCGGCCCGGGCGTCAGCAGGGGCCAGTACTGGCTGGGCTTCGTGCTCAcgctcggcgccgccgtgctgTACGGGCTGATCATGCCGCTCGTCGAGCTCGCGTACAAGCACGCCGCGGAGGCCGGTTCCGCCCTGACGTACGCGCTGGTGGTGGAGATGCAGCTGGTCATGGGGTTCGTCGCCACCGCGTTCTGCACCGTCGGCATGATCGTCAACAACGACTTCCAG GCGATCCCGAGGGAGGCGAAGCACTTCGAGCTGGGGGAGGCCCGGTACTACACGGTGCTGGCGTGGTCGGCGGTGCTGTGGCAGTTCTTCTTCCTGGGCGCCGTCGGGGTCATCTTCTGCGTGCACACGCTGCTGGCGGGCATCCTCATCGCCGTGTTCATCCCAGTCACGGAGGTGGCCGCCGTCATCTTCCTGCACGAGAAGTTCAGCAGCGAGAAGGGGGTGGCGCTGGTGCTCTCGCTCTGGGGCCTCGCGTCCTACTCCTACGGTGAGTGGAGCGAGGCCAGGGCCAAGAAGAAGacggccgaggccgccgcggaggcccAGGGCCCGTGA
- the LOC120681723 gene encoding purine permease 3-like isoform X2 — MDVEARKDAAPPAPARGKAMHRLLVALNIGMLALGAVGGPLLSRLYFSKGGHRQWLSAWLETGGWPLLLLPVAASYALRRARDRGAPALLAPPRILLAAAGLGVATGADDFIYAYGLAYLPVSTSAILIATQLAFTVLFAFLVVRQRLSAASVNAVALLTVGAVVLGLHVSGDRPAGVTRGQYWLGFALTLGAAALYGLVLPLVELAYRRAAGGGRAVTYALVIEMQLVMGFFATAFCTVGMIVNKDFQAIPREAKHFELGEARYYTVLAWSAVLWQFFFLGAVGVIFCVHTLLAGILIAVFIPVTEVAAVIFLHEKFSSEKGVALVLSLWGLASYSYGEWSEARAKKKTAEAAAEAQGP, encoded by the exons ATGGACGTGGAAGCGCGCAAggacgcggcgccgccggcgccggcgcgcggcaAGGCGATGCACCGCCTCCTGGTGGCGCTCAACATCGGGATGCTCGCGCTGGGCGCCGTAGGCGGGCCGCTCCTCAGCCGCCTCTACTTCAGCAAGGGCGGCCACCGGCAGTGGCTCTCCGCGTGGCTGGAGACCGGCGGctggccgctgctgctgctccccgtGGCGGCGTCCTACGCCTTGCGCCGCGCGCGCGACCGGGGCGCCCCGGCCCTGCTCGCCCCGCCGCGCATACTGCTGGCCGCCGCGGGCCTCGGCGTGGCCACGGGCGCGGACGACTTCATCTACGCCTACGGGCTCGCGTACCTGCCCGTGTCCACCTCCGCGATCCTCATCGCGACGCAGCTCGCGTTCACGGTGCTCTTCGCGTTCCTCGTGGTGCGCCAGCGGCTGAGCGCCGCGTCCGTGAACGCCGTGGCCCTCCTCACCGTGGGCGCCGTCGTGCTCGGCCTGCACGTCTCCGGCGACCGGCCCGCGGGGGTCACCAGGGGCCAGTACTGGCTGGGCTTCGCCCTcacgctcggcgccgccgcgctctacGGGCTGGTCCTGCCGCTGGTCGAGCTCGCGTacaggcgcgccgccggcggcggccgcgccgtgaCGTACGCGCTGGTGATTGAGATGCAGCTGGTGATGGGCTTCTTCGCCACGGCCTTCTGCACCGTGGGCATGATCGTGAACAAGGATTtccag GCGATCCCGAGGGAGGCGAAGCACTTCGAGCTGGGGGAGGCCCGGTACTACACGGTGCTGGCGTGGTCGGCGGTGCTGTGGCAGTTCTTCTTCCTGGGCGCCGTCGGGGTCATCTTCTGCGTGCACACGCTGCTGGCGGGCATCCTCATCGCCGTGTTCATCCCAGTCACGGAGGTGGCCGCCGTCATCTTCCTGCACGAGAAGTTCAGCAGCGAGAAGGGGGTGGCGCTGGTGCTCTCGCTCTGGGGCCTCGCGTCCTACTCCTACGGTGAGTGGAGCGAGGCCAGGGCCAAGAAGAAGacggccgaggccgccgcggaggcccAGGGCCCGTGA
- the LOC120681736 gene encoding purine permease 3-like yields MDVEARKDSSPIPTRGKLTRRLLLVAVNCGMLALGTTAGPLLTRLYYDKGGDREWLSAWLESAGWPLLLVPVAASYAARRARDRAAPLLLAPPRVLLAAAGLGAAMGADNFIYAYSLRYLPVSTSAILLSTQLAFTVFFAFLIVRQRLTAATVNAVALLTAGAAVLGLHVSSERPAGATRAQYLMGFALSLAAAALYGLILPLVELAYRRAAAGGGGGGARAVTYALVMEMQLVMGFFATAFCTVGMVINKDFQVRAHATHTYFYSEMIFF; encoded by the coding sequence ATGGACGTGGAAGCGCGCAAGGACTCGTCGCCAATTCCAACGCGCGGCAAGCTAACGCGCCGCCTTCTTCTGGTAGCGGTCAACTGCGGGATGCTGGCATTGGGCACCACGGCCGGGCCGCTCCTCACCCGCCTCTACTACGACAAGGGCGGCGACCGGGAGTGGCTCTCGGCGTGGCTCGAGTCCGCCGGCTGGCCGCTGCTGCTGGTCCCCGTGGCGGCCTCctacgccgcccgccgcgcgcgcgaccGGGCCGCCCCGCTCCTTCTCGCCCCGCCGCGcgtgctgctcgccgccgcggggctcgGCGCCGCCATGGGCGCCGACAACTTCATCTACGCGTACAGCCTCCGGTACCTCCCCGTGTCCACCTCCGCGATCCTCCTCTCGACGCAGCTCGCGTTCACGGTGTTCTTCGCGTTCCTCATCGTGCGCCAGCGGCTGACGGCGGCGACCGTGAACGCCGTGGCGCTGCTgacggcgggcgccgccgtgctggGCCTGCACGTCTCGTCCGAACGCCCCGCGGGGGCCACCCGGGCGCAGTACCTGATGGGCTTCgccctctccctcgccgccgcggcgctgtaCGGGCTCATCCTGCCGCTCGTCGAGCTCGCGTACAGGCGGgccgcggcgggaggcggcggcggcggcgcccgcgccgtGACGTACGCGCTGGTGATGGAGATGCAGCTGGTGATGGGCTTCTTCGCCACCGCGTTCTGCACCGTCGGCATGGTCATCAACAAGGACTTCCAGGTGCGTGCCCATGCCACGCACACTTACTTCTACTctgaaatgatttttttttag
- the LOC120681747 gene encoding putative clathrin assembly protein At4g40080, with product MGGLKLRRLASSLLSQGPASPGSAADAQQAVARATAHHPSTAPPSAHHMDALLAFGRGSRLSAAALAAAFVDRLRAASSGQGDAAVALKCLVALRVLLARGAFILRDQLLAALLRHPASGRNPLALAAFPLGRSSFAAASWVRFSARLLELVLLLPGDASADAEYLIALPNPHLIAELAAFAAVADAVRQAPPPPSSGPQPDALIWEAVRLAEEDRVAAERNIAARVKEMGERLDTLSLADAVELVCVLRRVEEGSAPATECKWAGLDEGVVGAARRLRERAEGVVLRRTVEERRLVRRDSGGSASARFIVPARAGRGGGGGDGVRFGSTRWAGTVSAWR from the coding sequence ATGGGTGGCCTCAAGCTACGGCGGCTAGCGTCCAGCTTGCTCTCCCAGGGCCCCGCCTCCCCGGGCTCGGCGGCCGACGCGCAACAGGCGGTGGCCCGCGCGACGGCGCACCACCCTTCCACGGCCCCGCCGTCCGCGCACCACATGGACGCGCTCCTCGCCTTCGGCCGGGGCTCGCGCCTCTCcgccgcggcgctcgccgcggccttcgtcgaccgcctccgcgccgcgtcGTCGGGGCAGGgggacgccgccgtggcgctcAAGTGCCTCGTCGCGCTCCGGGTCCTCCTCGCGCGGGGCGCCTTCATCCTCCGCGACCAGCTCCTCGCCGCGCTGCTCCGGCACCCGGCGTCCGGGCGCAACCCGCTCGCACTCGCGGCGTTCCCGCTCGGCCGctcctccttcgccgccgcgtCGTGGGTCCGGTTCTCCGCGCGCCTCCTCgagctcgtcctcctcctccccggcgacGCCTCCGCCGACGCCGAGTACCTCATCGCGCTCCCCAACCCGCACCTcatcgccgagctcgccgccttcgcggccgtcgccgacgccgtccGCCAGGCCCCGCCGCCCCCGTCGTCGGGCCCGCAGCCCGACGCGCTCATCTGGGAGGCCGTCCGGCTCGCCGAGGAGGACCGCGTCGCGGCGGAGCGGAACATCGCCGCCCGGGTCAAGGAGATGGGCGAGCGCCTCGACACGCTGTCCCTGGCCGACGCGGTGGAGCTGGTGTGCGTGCTGCGGCGGGTGGAGGAGGGTTCGGCCCCGGCAACAGAGTGCAAGTGGGCGGGGCTGGACGAGGGCGTcgtgggcgcggcgcggcggctccgcGAGCGCGCGGAGGGGGTGGTGCTGCGGAGGACGGTGGAGGAGAGGCGCCTGGTGCGGAGGGACTCCGGTGGCAGCGCGTCCGCGCGCTTCATCGTGccggcgcgcgccggccgcggcggcggcggtggcgacggcgtcCGCTTCGGATCCACACGGTGGGCTGGCACAGTTTCTGCATGGCGGTAG